The window TTTAATCAGCGTCATATACACATGTTCCCATTCCATAACCATATGCATGTTCTCTAACTTTGTTTTGTGGTCTGTTCATCATTCTACCTCTTACATTCCTTCTTTCCATTTCTGTATATGTATTTCCTCTGTTATTTTCCATTCCTCTTCTTGCAAATACTGGAAATCCGTTTTCTCTTACCACTATTTCTTTTCCATCTATTACTGCTTTGTCTACTACAATGTATGTTTCATCTTCTGTTGAAATTATTCTACCACTGATTTCTATATTTACTCCTACTTCTAAGCCATCATACAACCAAATTGGTCCTGTGTGTACTTCATATTCTTCTCCTTCAGCATCAATGATTACTTCCATCCCTTCTCCTGGTATCATTTCAATTTCCTTTACTGTACCTGATATGGTTGTTTCAGAAACTGTTGCTCCTTCAGGTAAATTTTGATAAAGTGGTTGTGTTCGACTTGTTGTGTTTGTCTGTACATAATTGCTCCTCCATGGTCCTACTGCAAATATACTTGCTGTTAACACTAATACTGTTAATAAAACTACACTAATCTTTTTAAACATAATTCCACCTCCTGGTTTTTTTGAATTTGGTTTTTTGTTTCTACACTTCTTGTGTTACTCGCTTTTGCTTAATAAATCCTTATAACTTCCTTAGAGTTCCCTTAGAAAAAACCAATAAACAAAGCAAAAAAAAATAAAAAATTTTTTAAATTAACAAGAAAGGAGATTCTCCTTTAAGCTAATTTTTTAACATATATAAATTGACACATTAGGAATCTATTTAACTTTTTGTACAGATAGGAAGAAAAATTAGGGAGTCAAATTAAAAAAAAGAGGTTGCAAAAAAGGTAACAGAAGAAAAATGTCTCGCGATTTTTAAATTTTCTTTGTGCGTTAATCATTTTTCTACTATTTTCTAAAAGATTTACACAAGAATAAAAAAACACAATTACTGATATTTCGATTAATCTATGTTATTTTGTTTTTTGAATTCTTTTTAGGTTTTGTATTTTTCAATTCTAACAACTTCTCAAGTATTTTACCTTCAATTTTTTCAAGTTGTCCTGGTCTAGGAACAAGCGAAATGTCTATAGGACCATGAGAAATTCTTTTAAGTTCTAAAACTTTATGACCTATATGTTTAAAAAGTCTCTTTACTTCATGTTTTTTCCCTTTTATCATCACTATTTTTAAAATAGTATAATCAAAACCCTTTTCCAGGATAGAAACATCTTTACAAATTAAAAATTCCCCATTATCTTCGAATCCTCTTTTCAATTTCTTTAGTTCTTCTTTTTTTACACTTCCCTTTACTTTGACAATATATATTTTTTCAATTCCATACTTTGCACTAGTTAATACGTTAATCAAATCTCCATCATTTGTAAGAATCAGAACACCAGTAACATCTTTATCCAATCTTCCAGCAGGTTTGAGAGGCTCTTTAATATTTTTCAACAAATTTTTCAGTGTTTTTTTCTCCTTTGGGTCATAAAGGCTGCTTACATAACCCTTAGGTTTATTAAGCACACAATACACATATTTTTTTCTGAATTTTACTATTCGTGATTTTCCATTGATTTTTATCTCATCCTTTTCTTTGACATCATACCATGGTTCTTTAATAATTTTACCGTTTACTTCTACCTTCCCATCGAAAACCATTTCGTCTGCTTTTCTTCTTGAATATCCCAATTGCTGTAAATACTTTTGAATTTTGATAATATCATCTCCTTATCAATGAATTATACACCAAATATATTATAAAAAAATAAGGGGCTTTTAAAAGCCCCTTATTTTACATTAGATAATTCTTTCTCTTTTTCAATTACCATTTTTCCATTTCTCACATCAACTAAAATTCTGTCGCCTTCAGTTATTTCTCCAGCTATTATTTTCTTCGATAATGGAGTTTCAATCTCCCTTTCAATTAATCTTCTCAACGGACGAGCTCCAAACGCTGGATCATAACCTTGTTCAGCAAGAAATTCTTTCGCATTATCTGTCAATGTTATTTTCAATCGTTTTTCACTTAACCTTTTTTCAAGTCTAGCCACAAGTTTTTCAACTATTTCTTTCATATGTGCTTTTGTTAAAGGCTTGAAAATCACAACATGATCAATTCTGTTTATAAATTCAGGTCTAAAATAGTGCTTGAGATCTTCTCTTACCGATTCTTCTATTTTCTCAAATTCAATTCCCGCCTCTACTTTTCTTAAAATCTTATCACTTGCAAGGTTACTTGTCATTATAATAATTGTATTTCTAAAATCAACCGTATTACCCTTTCCATCAGTAAGTCTTCCATCATCAAATACTTGCAGCAAAATATTGAATACTTCTGGATGAGCTTTTTCTATTTCATCAAGTAATATAACGCTATAAGGTTTTCTTCGTACCGCTTCAGTTAATTGGCCCCCTTGATCATATCCAACGTATCCTGGTGGTGCACCAATCAACCTAGCAACAGAATGTTTTTCCATATATTCACTCATATCAATTCTAATCAAAGCATTCTCAGAACCGAATAAGAGTTCCGCAATTGTTTTTGCAAGTTCAGTTTTTCCAACTCCACTTGGTCCTAAGAACAAAAATGTTCCAATAGGTCTGTTTGGATCTTTTATACCTGCACGAGCTTTCCTTATGGCATCTGCAACAACTTTCACAGCTTCCTCTTGATCAACCATTCTTTGATGTACAAACTTTTCAAAATTTAATAACTTTTCTTTTTCAGATTCCATCATCTTACTAGCTGGAATCCCTGTCCAAGACTCTACAACTTTTGCTACAGTATCAGCTGTAACTTTATCAGTACCGTACTTTTTTTCAAGCTCTTCATATTGACTTTGAAGTTTATACATTTGTTGCTTCATT is drawn from Thermosipho atlanticus DSM 15807 and contains these coding sequences:
- a CDS encoding pseudouridine synthase, which encodes MIKIQKYLQQLGYSRRKADEMVFDGKVEVNGKIIKEPWYDVKEKDEIKINGKSRIVKFRKKYVYCVLNKPKGYVSSLYDPKEKKTLKNLLKNIKEPLKPAGRLDKDVTGVLILTNDGDLINVLTSAKYGIEKIYIVKVKGSVKKEELKKLKRGFEDNGEFLICKDVSILEKGFDYTILKIVMIKGKKHEVKRLFKHIGHKVLELKRISHGPIDISLVPRPGQLEKIEGKILEKLLELKNTKPKKNSKNKIT